TCAGCACCGAACAAGTTGTTGCTGCTGCCGTTTAATTGACAAAAAACCCTTTTGAAAGGATACCCTTCGTTGGTATCCTTTTATTATTCTTACTAAAGATTTAAGGCGAATTGTTCCCGTGTCTTTTCCATCCGACTCCGTGGGTCTGATCACCCCGCAAAAGTTCCAATTCGAAGAACCGCTAGAACTAGAATGTGGACGCGTGCTGCCACGTTTTGACTTGATGGTGGAAACCTATGGTGTGCTGAATGAAGAAAAATCCAATGCGATTCTCATTTGCCATGCCCTGTCAGGTCATCATCATGCGGCGGGATATCACCATGCGGATGACAAGAAACCAGGATGGTGGGATGCCTGTATTGGTCCAGGAAAAGCGCTGGATACCAATAAATTCTTTGTGGTTGCCCTGAATAATATTGGTGGATGTCATGGCTCAACGGGTCCAATTTCCCCAAATCCAGAAAATGACAACCGTCCTTATGGCCCAGATTTTCCTTTGGTCACAGTGCGTGACTGGGTGAAAACCCAAGCCATGCTTTCCGACCGTCTGGGTATTACCACCTGGTATGCCATCGTCGGTGGCTCACTCGGTGGCATGCAAGCCTTACAATGGTCAGTCGATTATCCTGAGCGCTTGCAGAAGTGTGTGATCATTGCCAGTGCACCAAAATTATCGGCACAGAACATTGCCTTTAATGAAGTGGCACGTCAGTCAATTCTTTCGGATCCGGATTTCTATAATGGCCGTTATCTAGAGCATGACAGCTACCCAAAACGCGGTCTTATTCTGGCACGTATGGTCGGTCATATCACCTATCTGTCCGAAGAAGCCATGAAACAGAAATTTGGCCGTGATCTCAAATCCGGCAAATTCATGTATGGCTTTGATGTCGAATTCCAGGTCGAAAGCTACCTGCGTTATCAAGGTGAGCAATTTAGCCGTAACTTTGATGCCAATACCTATCTGATCATGACCAAGGCGCTGGATTATTTTGATCCTTCGCGTGAGTACGAATCCTCCTTGAAAAAAGCCATGGCCAATACAAAATGCCGCTTCTTGGTGGTTTCATTCACCACTGACTGGCGTTTTACCCCAAGCCGCTCACAGGAAATCGTCAATGCCCTGATCAGCAACCACAAACCGGTGAGCTATCTGGATATTGATGCCGAACAGGGCCATGATTCCTTCCTGTTCCCGATTCCGCTGTATGTGAAAGCCCTGCGTGCCTTTTTGGGTGGTGCAGACGATTTGGCCTCAACACGTGTGGAGACCGCGTAATGCGTATTGATCAACAGTTGGCAGAAAAATGGATCAAACCAGGTTCAAGCGTATTGGATCTGGGCTGTGGCGATGGCGAATTACTGGCACATATGAGCCGCAAACATCAAATCCGGGCCTATGGCTTAGAAATCGATCAAGAAAAGATTGCAATTGCGGTCAGTCGCGGTTTAAATATTATTCAACAGGACTTAAATTTAGGCTTAAGCCGATTTGCCAATCAGTCTTTTGACTATGTGGTGATGGCACAAGCTTTGCAGGCTGTAGATGCACCCGATGTTTTATTACGAGACATGGTGCGCGTGGGGAAACAGGCGATTATTACCTTTCCAAACTTTGCCCATTGGAAGACACGTTCTTTCTTGGCTTTGAAAGGGAAAATGCCGGTTTCTGAGGCTTTACCGTATATGTGGTACAACACTCCCAACATTCACCTGTGTACCTTTAAAGATTTTGAAGCACTTTGTGCAGAAAACAATATTCGTATTATTAATCGACTTGCCGTGAATGGGAACCAACAAGGAAGTTTGCTCAGTAAACATCTTCCAAATTTGTTTGGTGAAGTTGCAATTTATCGAGTGAGCGCACTATGAAAAAACTATTACTTAGCACACTTTTAATGGGGTTTTTTAGCCTTCACGCCCACGCAGACTATATTCCCCAGCCGCAATCAACGTCTTCTCAAGCAGCTCGTTACTCCACCATGTCAGTCAATGACCTGATGCAGGCCGCGAAGTCTGGGCAGGCAGGTGCACAATTCTATTTGGCCACCCGTTATCAACAAGGCAGAGAAATCGCAAAAGATGACAAACAAGCTTTTGCCTGGTTCAAATTCGCGGCTGATCAGGGCCTTTCTGCTGCGCAACTCAACGTTGGCCGTATGTATGCAGATGGGATCGGCACACAAAAAAATGAAGCACTCGCACGCAAATATTTCGAAAAAGCAGCCAGTAATGGCGATAACCGTGCCAGCTTTAACCTAGCGATGATGGAAGAACAGAAGAAAAACTACGTGGGTGCATATCAATGGTATGAACTCTCTACCCGTGATGGCATGCTCGACACCAAAGTGATTAATCTCTCTGAAGGTAAAAAAACCGCTTTGGCTGCCAACCTAACCCAAGAGCAAATTCGTATGGCACGTGACCGTGCTGATCAATGGATTCAGGCACAATAAAATTTTGATCTTTTTAAAAGGCACCTTCGGGTGCTTTTTATTGTCCAGATTGCACCTCGCACCAAAACCAACCAGGCTGTGACGCGGTTAAAAGACTCTCTCCAAATTGAATCAACAGATCAACTCGATGACTGCATTCTTACTATAAGCCAAATATACAACCGTTTTATTCTCTTCACTGCTCTACGCTCGACGTTTTCCACACTCAAAATCATGACTTTGTGTCCCCATTTTGAATACCGACTAAAGAATTAATGAATGTAAAGTTTACCTGCCTCAACTTCCAGTCGAGCTTTCAGCTCCCTCTTTTAGACTGATCATACCACCCTTGTATTTATGCCCTCATTGCATGGATAAATCCGCTAAAATAGTGGCCATTCTTTTTTTCAGATCACGGGCGAAATAATGTTTGCACACGATTGGTTATCTCAAGGTACGCTGGTTCTGGCCAGCAATAACAAAGGCAAAATCGCTGAATTTGAAAAACTATTCGAGCAGTTGGCCCTACCGGTGACAGTGGTGCCACAAGGTCAACTGAATATTGAAGATGCCGTGGAAGATGGTCTGAGCTTTGTGGAAAATGCCATTATTAAAGCCCGCCATGCTTCCCGTATTTCCAGAAAACCGGCCATTGCCGATGATTCGGGCATTTGTGTGCCGGTTTTGGGCGGTGCACCAGGGATTTATTCGGCACGCTATGCTGGAGAGCATGGCAATGATGTGGCTAACAATGAGAAATTGCTGCAAGACCTGAAACCTTTCCGCCAGGAAGGCAAAATGATTGAAGGCATGTTTGTCTGTGTCTTGGCGCTGGTACAACACGCGGAAGACCCATTACCGCAAGTATTCCAAGGAATTTGGCAAGGTGAAATTCTTGAAGCCCCACGCGGTGAAAATGGTTTCGGTTATGATCCGTTATTCTGGCTGCCTGAACTGGGGATTTCCAGCGCGGAAATGTCAAAACAGGATAAAAACCAGATCAGCCACCGTGGCCAGGCCATGCAGAAATTCCGTGCCAGCCTACTGCAAGAGTAATTTCTTGTCAGGCAATCTGATGTCATGCACACATGGCATCAGCGCAAAATATGCAGTACGACCGCATATAGCAGCACAATTACACAGCTCACCATCGTTCCTGCTGCAATATAGGCAGCAGAACGTCCCGTCCCCTGATAATGGGTTTCTAATGCCACAATATTAGCCGCCGGGGGCAGGCAAAATAACAAAAATATTACCCCGATAAACGGCCGCAACGCTGCAAATGCCAGATAGGTAACGCCACACAATACAGCACCACAGAGCAGCTTTATCCCGGCTACCTGACTGCTGTGCAGAACATCGTCCCAAGCGACCTTGGTGTGCCTGAGCCACATCCCCAACACGCACATTCCGGCAAAACTCATAGCCCACTTGCAGAAAAAATATACCCACTGCAACAGATGCGGATCCTGCACATGTTGCAGCCCAGATAGGCGTGCCAGCCCAGCCACAGCAAGGGCAATCATTGGCGGAGATCGCAGCACTTTAACTGCAATCGCCGTCCAGGGTTGAGGGGTGGAGCAGACTGCAGTGACCGCCCAGATATTGCCGAAAATGGAGCCCCCGATATAAAGAGCAACCATGGCGGCACTGATCTCTGGTCCGAACAGTGCAATTGCAAACGGAAATCCCAGCCAGGCAAGATTGACATAACTAAAGCACAAGGCTCTGAGGCGATCATGACTAAAATAGAAAAACAGTGCATAGAGCACGAGTGCCGAGCCAAAACTGAATAGCATCAGCCCCAGACTGCCCGGCTGGTAAAACACCATATTGTAAATAATGACCACAGGGATCAAACAGCATGCCAACAGGCTCGCCAGTATCGGCTTGAGCCTGTTACTCCAGTCCTGTGCAGCCAGCAACCAGCCACAACAAAAAGCCACCAGGGCAACTAGCATCGCCACAATCTTGTCCCCCTCATTTCTCTGCGGCTATGCTACCACTTTCTTGGCAGGCGATTGCTTCTCTTGAGCTGTCTTGAAATTGCAACCGGAATGTCACTGATCTGTCATTTCAGCCTGTTCAGATAGCAGCTAAAACTTCGGGAGAAAGCGTGATGGCAGGCTTGTCGATTTGGCATGTACTGATTTTTGCCATTGTGGTGATTTTATTGTTTGGCACGTCAAAATTAAAAAACTTAGGTAAAGATGTGGGTGGTGCAGTAAAAGATTTCAAAAAATCCATCCGTGAAGAGGAAGACCGTTCGAACACAACAGCTGAACCGTCCTCTGCCGCGACTACTACTAAAGCCTCTGAAAATTCAGTGAAAGGTTAATAGGCTACAACACATGTTCAATGTGGGAATGACTGAAATTTTCTGTTTTTCTGTGATTGCCTTGGTGATTTTAGGCCCAGAACAATTGCCTGAGGCAGCGCGTTTTATTGCCAAATGGTATGGCAAATTCAAACGAGCCATCACCACGATCCAGCAGGAAATTGATCAGGAACTCAAACTGTCCGAGTTCCGTGAAGAAATCCAACAAGAAATCCAACGCTTAACGGAACTAGAACGACGTCTGCAACAGCAACTGGATAAACAGCATTTGTTTGGGGAAACAAGTTGCAGGGAGCCACAAAGCCGACAAACAAGGCCACACGCCGCGCTATATCTCTACACGGCAAAACGACATATACCACCTTTCCTAA
This portion of the Acinetobacter sp. GSS19 genome encodes:
- the metX gene encoding homoserine O-succinyltransferase MetX; protein product: MSFPSDSVGLITPQKFQFEEPLELECGRVLPRFDLMVETYGVLNEEKSNAILICHALSGHHHAAGYHHADDKKPGWWDACIGPGKALDTNKFFVVALNNIGGCHGSTGPISPNPENDNRPYGPDFPLVTVRDWVKTQAMLSDRLGITTWYAIVGGSLGGMQALQWSVDYPERLQKCVIIASAPKLSAQNIAFNEVARQSILSDPDFYNGRYLEHDSYPKRGLILARMVGHITYLSEEAMKQKFGRDLKSGKFMYGFDVEFQVESYLRYQGEQFSRNFDANTYLIMTKALDYFDPSREYESSLKKAMANTKCRFLVVSFTTDWRFTPSRSQEIVNALISNHKPVSYLDIDAEQGHDSFLFPIPLYVKALRAFLGGADDLASTRVETA
- the metW gene encoding methionine biosynthesis protein MetW — encoded protein: MRIDQQLAEKWIKPGSSVLDLGCGDGELLAHMSRKHQIRAYGLEIDQEKIAIAVSRGLNIIQQDLNLGLSRFANQSFDYVVMAQALQAVDAPDVLLRDMVRVGKQAIITFPNFAHWKTRSFLALKGKMPVSEALPYMWYNTPNIHLCTFKDFEALCAENNIRIINRLAVNGNQQGSLLSKHLPNLFGEVAIYRVSAL
- a CDS encoding tetratricopeptide repeat protein, yielding MKKLLLSTLLMGFFSLHAHADYIPQPQSTSSQAARYSTMSVNDLMQAAKSGQAGAQFYLATRYQQGREIAKDDKQAFAWFKFAADQGLSAAQLNVGRMYADGIGTQKNEALARKYFEKAASNGDNRASFNLAMMEEQKKNYVGAYQWYELSTRDGMLDTKVINLSEGKKTALAANLTQEQIRMARDRADQWIQAQ
- the rdgB gene encoding RdgB/HAM1 family non-canonical purine NTP pyrophosphatase, coding for MFAHDWLSQGTLVLASNNKGKIAEFEKLFEQLALPVTVVPQGQLNIEDAVEDGLSFVENAIIKARHASRISRKPAIADDSGICVPVLGGAPGIYSARYAGEHGNDVANNEKLLQDLKPFRQEGKMIEGMFVCVLALVQHAEDPLPQVFQGIWQGEILEAPRGENGFGYDPLFWLPELGISSAEMSKQDKNQISHRGQAMQKFRASLLQE
- a CDS encoding permease, translated to MAMLVALVAFCCGWLLAAQDWSNRLKPILASLLACCLIPVVIIYNMVFYQPGSLGLMLFSFGSALVLYALFFYFSHDRLRALCFSYVNLAWLGFPFAIALFGPEISAAMVALYIGGSIFGNIWAVTAVCSTPQPWTAIAVKVLRSPPMIALAVAGLARLSGLQHVQDPHLLQWVYFFCKWAMSFAGMCVLGMWLRHTKVAWDDVLHSSQVAGIKLLCGAVLCGVTYLAFAALRPFIGVIFLLFCLPPAANIVALETHYQGTGRSAAYIAAGTMVSCVIVLLYAVVLHILR
- the tatA gene encoding Sec-independent protein translocase subunit TatA; translation: MAGLSIWHVLIFAIVVILLFGTSKLKNLGKDVGGAVKDFKKSIREEEDRSNTTAEPSSAATTTKASENSVKG
- the tatB gene encoding Sec-independent protein translocase protein TatB, with translation MFNVGMTEIFCFSVIALVILGPEQLPEAARFIAKWYGKFKRAITTIQQEIDQELKLSEFREEIQQEIQRLTELERRLQQQLDKQHLFGETSCREPQSRQTRPHAALYLYTAKRHIPPFLKPCASSMITCPPDNISPHFKIAV